In Proteus vulgaris, one DNA window encodes the following:
- a CDS encoding VasL domain-containing protein, translating to MNTPKEKFVIKIAGSPLDTPEFIALKAEFNKLNHPSQPEISWTLIESLSLTLFKTHGIDLQSGVYYTLARLHLNGLNGFTEGCELLANIVVSQWDNLWPFQSNHRCDVLNWFNTKAGTLLRQLTFSPSDLRLIYRSERALQLIIDQITHTDWSKLPKLENLLWFFQNAAKTLEQTTKSTTQKNNNATVKIPPIVYISPSDELKENNVSKPNPIAEVVLYDDPPIEKKTMSAKKGFFIGLLSSSAIFVAISVAIYLPMQKELSAITAQPEGAITQWLYQPNISSYANNLILMEKQSPLFALRKSEHMLDVAKKLWPNNADQSYATRQWQNTLTTRLENTPIDSSWSDTNKLIQQLSDRIVQQERNRGSFTLSYLKTAIYEIQKSHNKAIPIENKLYEFSQTINKEQIISPALINNLDADVNGLLARYYFLQKEAEELGLKPYSY from the coding sequence ATGAATACGCCAAAAGAAAAATTTGTGATAAAAATTGCAGGCTCTCCTTTAGATACCCCTGAATTTATCGCATTAAAAGCGGAATTTAATAAACTCAATCATCCTTCTCAGCCTGAGATCAGTTGGACACTTATTGAGTCTCTCTCATTAACGTTATTTAAAACTCACGGTATCGACTTGCAAAGTGGTGTTTATTATACGCTTGCTCGCCTTCATCTTAATGGCCTAAATGGTTTTACAGAAGGATGTGAATTGCTCGCCAATATTGTGGTGAGTCAATGGGATAATCTTTGGCCTTTCCAATCAAATCATCGATGTGATGTATTAAATTGGTTTAATACCAAAGCGGGGACTTTATTACGTCAATTAACCTTTTCTCCTTCTGATTTACGTTTAATTTATCGTTCAGAAAGAGCGCTACAATTAATTATTGATCAAATTACTCATACAGATTGGTCGAAATTACCAAAGCTAGAAAATTTACTCTGGTTTTTCCAAAATGCAGCAAAAACCTTAGAGCAAACAACAAAAAGTACAACACAAAAAAATAATAATGCCACGGTTAAGATCCCCCCTATTGTCTATATCAGCCCATCTGATGAACTGAAAGAAAATAACGTTTCTAAACCTAATCCTATCGCCGAAGTTGTTTTATATGACGATCCGCCTATTGAGAAAAAAACCATGAGTGCAAAAAAAGGCTTTTTTATTGGATTATTAAGTAGCAGTGCTATTTTTGTTGCTATTAGTGTGGCTATTTATCTACCAATGCAAAAAGAACTCTCCGCAATTACTGCTCAACCTGAAGGTGCTATTACACAGTGGTTATATCAACCTAATATCAGTTCATACGCAAATAATCTTATTTTAATGGAAAAACAGTCTCCTCTATTTGCACTAAGAAAATCGGAGCATATGCTGGATGTGGCTAAAAAGCTTTGGCCTAATAATGCTGATCAATCTTACGCAACACGACAATGGCAAAATACCCTCACTACGCGATTAGAAAATACCCCCATTGACAGCAGTTGGTCTGATACCAATAAATTAATCCAACAACTTTCTGACAGAATTGTTCAACAAGAGCGTAATCGAGGTAGCTTCACTCTTTCTTATTTAAAAACAGCTATTTATGAAATACAAAAAAGTCATAACAAAGCTATTCCAATTGAAAATAAGCTGTATGAGTTTTCACAGACAATAAATAAAGAGCAGATTATTTCACCCGCATTAATTAATAATCTTGATGCAGACGTTAATGGGTTATTAGCACGATATTATTTCCTTCAAAAAGAAGCGGAAGAATTAGGATTAAAACCTTACTCTTATTAA
- a CDS encoding type VI secretion system baseplate subunit TssF, translated as MSEIKYLKERQYLQKLAKSYAQKKPHLAEVLEPDDPQTGYLMEGFAFLSAHLQEKIDDAFPEITLPLLQRLGSQAIKGVPSTSIIQISCEKEINYSYFIPKNSSVLGDNNTCFSTCRDLYIEPYSLIKKKVTHQPNKSCISLTFKYLGNIEHTQSCSLNLFLSPIKNIADILLLGLTQHFDYIELKHADKNYHGDNATFCFNTQIGKNYPIFSQSENTPKAPQQLLEGLYLPHVHHFISLDILNILKELDWEKSTKFTINIYLNKQISLTEEQCQNCFLLNCVPTVDKEKEHTAILDFQENKSSYLLPIPDNHYLSNLSEIMLSLEPHEKERGIYCHFYSITELTSASRLLPQYQNSLFYSLTIDKDITGRTFYIIHFYDNKGKALISPPSLHFSCTYIGFEKYKDNRIGVLNAHSENMPDNLLLKNITPLSECFPPIVDDKCYWHLLSHYSANAFMLMSILTIKNMLSDYLIYAELDKQITRKIKKSLEGCIDLNSYTYDYILKGKPHRCLSLTLTIDIDCFENEGDAFIFVSHLYHFFPFCLSENMLLEMKIKFKNDDKIKWFLSPFPLKGYKSLL; from the coding sequence ATGAGTGAAATTAAATACTTAAAAGAAAGACAATACCTACAAAAACTGGCAAAATCCTACGCACAAAAAAAACCACACTTAGCAGAAGTCTTAGAACCAGACGATCCACAAACAGGTTATTTAATGGAAGGATTTGCTTTTCTTTCTGCTCATTTACAAGAAAAAATTGATGATGCATTTCCTGAAATTACACTTCCTTTATTACAACGATTAGGCTCTCAAGCAATTAAAGGTGTACCATCAACATCAATTATTCAAATTAGTTGTGAAAAAGAGATTAATTACAGTTATTTTATTCCTAAAAATAGTAGTGTATTAGGTGATAATAATACATGTTTTTCAACTTGTCGTGATTTATATATTGAGCCTTATTCTCTTATTAAGAAGAAAGTGACACATCAACCCAATAAAAGCTGTATCTCTTTGACTTTTAAATATCTTGGTAATATTGAGCATACACAATCTTGCTCACTTAATTTATTTCTTAGTCCCATCAAAAATATTGCTGATATTTTATTGCTTGGACTAACTCAACATTTTGACTATATTGAATTAAAACACGCAGATAAAAATTATCATGGTGATAACGCAACATTTTGCTTTAATACTCAAATAGGTAAAAACTATCCTATTTTTTCGCAATCAGAAAATACCCCAAAAGCACCACAACAATTACTTGAAGGATTGTATCTTCCTCATGTTCACCACTTTATTAGCTTAGATATTCTAAATATTCTCAAGGAATTAGATTGGGAAAAAAGCACTAAATTTACGATTAATATATATTTAAATAAGCAAATTTCATTAACAGAAGAACAATGTCAAAACTGTTTTTTACTTAATTGCGTTCCTACCGTTGATAAAGAGAAAGAACATACCGCTATTCTTGATTTCCAAGAGAATAAGTCATCTTATTTATTGCCAATCCCTGATAACCACTATCTTTCAAATTTATCTGAAATCATGCTATCACTTGAACCTCATGAAAAAGAACGAGGTATTTATTGTCATTTTTATTCAATAACAGAGTTAACCTCAGCATCTCGTCTACTACCTCAATATCAAAATTCTCTTTTTTACTCATTAACCATAGATAAAGATATTACTGGACGCACATTTTACATTATTCATTTTTATGATAACAAAGGTAAAGCACTTATCTCGCCACCTAGTTTACATTTTTCTTGTACCTATATTGGCTTTGAAAAATATAAGGATAACCGCATTGGTGTATTAAATGCACATAGTGAAAATATGCCTGATAATTTATTACTTAAAAACATCACACCATTATCAGAATGTTTCCCTCCTATTGTTGATGATAAATGTTATTGGCATTTATTATCACATTATAGTGCTAATGCATTTATGCTAATGTCTATTTTAACAATAAAAAATATGCTTAGTGACTATTTAATTTATGCAGAACTAGATAAACAAATTACAAGAAAAATAAAAAAATCATTAGAAGGATGTATTGATTTAAATAGTTACACTTATGATTACATTTTAAAAGGTAAGCCACACCGTTGCCTATCTTTAACCTTAACCATTGATATTGACTGTTTTGAAAATGAAGGAGATGCATTTATTTTCGTTTCGCATCTTTATCATTTTTTTCCATTTTGTTTGTCAGAGAATATGTTATTAGAAATGAAGATTAAATTTAAAAACGATGATAAAATAAAATGGTTTTTATCACCATTCCCATTAAAGGGTTATAAGTCGTTATTGTGA
- a CDS encoding IrmA family protein, with protein sequence MNKIKSIFAMSLLAVSTFSLAEEQQRYASITHTSSNFINQGYCGYSFTLDNGGNHMVLAHAEFGALELTLRMKDGQGKVLGDTVLEVEPFGDSSATRVTFAGLEIPCEDVAEFEVVKAVEDQNGRKVELPLSIFEANNPELAKMSISGK encoded by the coding sequence ATGAATAAGATAAAGAGCATTTTTGCGATGAGTTTATTGGCAGTCAGTACATTTAGCTTGGCTGAAGAACAACAGCGTTATGCGAGCATCACACATACCAGCTCAAACTTTATTAACCAAGGTTACTGTGGTTACTCATTTACCCTCGATAATGGCGGTAACCATATGGTTCTAGCCCATGCGGAGTTTGGTGCGCTTGAGTTAACGCTACGAATGAAAGATGGACAAGGAAAAGTATTAGGGGATACAGTACTTGAAGTTGAACCTTTTGGCGATTCTAGCGCTACTCGTGTTACGTTTGCAGGATTGGAAATTCCGTGTGAGGATGTTGCTGAATTTGAAGTGGTTAAAGCGGTGGAAGATCAAAACGGCCGTAAGGTTGAATTACCACTATCCATCTTTGAGGCCAATAATCCAGAGTTGGCGAAGATGTCGATTTCAGGGAAGTAG
- a CDS encoding helix-turn-helix domain-containing protein translates to MNTISIVVGQRIKQKRKQLKISGVEMGRKIGISQQHYSRLENGHIKITVDQLITIALILGVSPQSLLLHSEVMSPMINTWAQTALSSSDIVVSRNRKRRSLK, encoded by the coding sequence ATGAACACAATTAGTATTGTGGTAGGTCAACGAATTAAGCAGAAAAGAAAACAATTAAAAATAAGTGGTGTTGAAATGGGCCGAAAAATTGGAATAAGCCAGCAACACTATTCACGTTTAGAAAATGGCCACATAAAAATAACGGTAGATCAATTAATTACCATAGCCCTAATATTAGGAGTTTCTCCACAAAGCTTATTGCTCCATTCTGAAGTAATGTCTCCCATGATAAATACATGGGCTCAAACGGCCTTATCATCAAGTGATATTGTTGTATCAAGAAATAGAAAGCGTCGTAGTCTTAAATAA